The Staphylococcus carnosus genome has a segment encoding these proteins:
- a CDS encoding GNAT family N-acetyltransferase, translated as MIRQAKLEDQHEIAELSYIIWEDMELPIVKNFDKAQVITWLEQAITQVPYRTYYENVLVYEIDGDVAGIIITYKGEDEMHLEKNWMKLDLPEKVRDIGTPLPLKEAEDNELYIETVAVFSQYRGKGIATQLMHYVIEEHRDKKLSLSCDYENNGAYQLYQRLGFETEGTIDLYGHAYHHMVINKKNAEQ; from the coding sequence ATGATACGACAAGCTAAACTTGAAGATCAACATGAGATTGCAGAGCTATCTTATATTATTTGGGAAGATATGGAATTGCCTATTGTGAAAAATTTTGATAAGGCACAAGTTATCACTTGGTTAGAACAAGCAATTACACAAGTACCATATCGAACTTATTATGAAAATGTATTGGTTTATGAAATAGATGGAGATGTTGCGGGCATTATCATCACTTATAAAGGCGAAGATGAAATGCATTTAGAAAAAAACTGGATGAAACTAGATTTGCCTGAAAAAGTGCGTGATATAGGAACACCTTTACCATTAAAAGAAGCTGAAGATAATGAACTGTATATTGAAACAGTAGCTGTTTTCTCTCAATATCGTGGAAAGGGAATTGCAACACAACTTATGCATTATGTCATAGAAGAACATCGAGATAAGAAGTTGAGTTTGAGTTGTGATTATGAAAATAACGGTGCATATCAACTCTATCAACGATTAGGTTTTGAAACAGAGGGAACGATAGATTTGTACGGACATGCATATCACCACATGGTTATAAATAAGAAAAACGCTGAACAATAA
- a CDS encoding MarR family winged helix-turn-helix transcriptional regulator — protein sequence MTNNQNSKFDQDLCFLFYITTKEIVNRFNKYLKQYNISFPNYIVLSYIKDSEEIYVKTLCDKLHLDSGTISPIVKRLEKKNLVKRMRLPEDERKVVLRLTGEGTSLKKEFSDISTHVVD from the coding sequence TTGACTAATAATCAGAATAGCAAATTTGATCAAGACTTGTGCTTTCTTTTTTACATTACAACTAAAGAAATTGTGAATCGCTTTAACAAATATTTAAAGCAGTATAATATTAGTTTTCCAAATTATATTGTATTATCTTACATAAAAGATAGTGAAGAAATATATGTAAAAACACTCTGTGACAAATTGCATTTAGATTCTGGAACTATCAGTCCAATTGTAAAAAGATTAGAAAAGAAAAACTTAGTTAAAAGAATGAGACTCCCAGAAGACGAAAGAAAAGTTGTGCTTCGTTTGACTGGAGAAGGAACGTCTTTAAAAAAGGAATTTTCTGATATTTCAACACATGTCGTTGATTAG
- the menH gene encoding 2-succinyl-6-hydroxy-2,4-cyclohexadiene-1-carboxylate synthase: MLNYNFYESKSKEHSNQLLVMLHGFISDASTFDKHIEHLAKHTSVLTIELPGHGADQSLDTETWDFAFIQQQLDEVLQTFRKYDITMHGYSMGGRTALYYALHGKIKLEGLILESASPGIQDNASRSERIQVDEARAKVLEIAGIEVFVNDWEKLPLFASQSEMMSEDERQRIREMRLAQNPQRLAKALRDYGTGNMPNLWPELNELSIPVCIIVGERDEKFVNIAEKMEDVIPHCEVHIVSQAGHTVHVEDAKQFDIIVIGFLNKEEQND; encoded by the coding sequence ATGCTTAACTATAATTTTTATGAAAGCAAATCTAAAGAGCATTCTAACCAACTATTGGTTATGTTGCATGGATTTATAAGTGATGCATCTACATTTGATAAGCATATTGAACACTTAGCTAAACACACTTCGGTATTAACAATTGAATTGCCGGGACATGGAGCAGATCAAAGTTTAGACACAGAGACTTGGGATTTTGCGTTTATTCAACAGCAGTTAGATGAGGTTCTGCAGACGTTCCGTAAGTATGACATTACAATGCATGGTTATTCTATGGGCGGACGTACTGCTTTGTATTATGCACTTCATGGAAAAATCAAACTAGAAGGACTAATCTTAGAAAGTGCCTCTCCAGGTATCCAAGATAATGCTTCACGTAGCGAACGCATACAAGTCGATGAAGCACGTGCAAAAGTTTTAGAAATTGCAGGTATTGAAGTATTTGTTAATGATTGGGAAAAGCTACCGTTGTTCGCAAGTCAATCTGAAATGATGAGTGAAGATGAAAGACAGCGCATCCGTGAGATGAGATTAGCACAAAATCCTCAACGATTAGCAAAAGCATTAAGAGATTATGGTACTGGTAATATGCCTAATTTATGGCCGGAATTGAATGAACTTTCTATTCCTGTTTGTATTATAGTCGGTGAACGAGATGAAAAGTTTGTAAACATTGCAGAAAAGATGGAAGATGTCATCCCGCATTGCGAAGTGCATATTGTATCGCAAGCAGGACATACAGTTCATGTGGAAGATGCAAAACAATTTGATATAATAGTAATAGGTTTTTTAAATAAGGAGGAGCAAAATGACTAG
- the menB gene encoding 1,4-dihydroxy-2-naphthoyl-CoA synthase: MTRQWETLKEYEEIKYEFFEGIAKITINRPEVRNAFTPKTVQEMMDAFSRARDDQSISTIILTGEGDLAFCSGGDQKVRGHGGYVGDDQIPRLNVLDLQRLIRVIPKPVVAMVKGYAIGGGNVLQVVCDLTIAADNAKFGQTGPKVGSFDAGYGSGYLARIVGHKKAREIWYLCRQYDAQQALDMGMANTVVPLNRIEDETVQWCKEMMQHSPTALRFLKAAMNADTDGLAGLQQMAGDATLLYYTTDEAKEGRDAFKEKRKPDFDQFPKFP; encoded by the coding sequence ATGACTAGACAGTGGGAAACACTTAAAGAATATGAAGAGATAAAATATGAATTTTTTGAAGGTATCGCTAAAATTACGATTAATCGACCAGAAGTTCGTAATGCATTCACACCTAAAACTGTTCAAGAAATGATGGATGCTTTTTCACGTGCACGTGATGATCAAAGCATTTCAACTATTATTTTAACAGGTGAAGGTGACTTAGCATTCTGTTCAGGCGGAGACCAAAAAGTTCGTGGTCACGGCGGTTACGTTGGTGATGACCAAATTCCTCGTTTAAACGTACTTGATTTACAACGTTTAATCCGTGTTATTCCTAAACCAGTTGTCGCTATGGTAAAAGGCTATGCAATTGGTGGCGGTAACGTATTACAAGTTGTTTGTGACTTAACAATTGCTGCAGACAATGCAAAATTCGGTCAAACTGGTCCTAAAGTAGGTTCATTCGATGCAGGTTATGGTTCAGGCTATTTAGCAAGAATCGTTGGACATAAAAAAGCACGTGAAATCTGGTACTTATGCCGCCAATACGATGCACAACAAGCATTGGATATGGGCATGGCAAACACAGTAGTACCATTAAATCGTATCGAAGACGAAACAGTACAATGGTGTAAAGAAATGATGCAACATTCTCCAACTGCTTTACGTTTCTTAAAAGCAGCTATGAACGCTGATACAGACGGATTAGCTGGTTTACAACAAATGGCAGGGGATGCAACATTACTTTACTACACAACTGATGAAGCAAAAGAAGGTCGCGATGCATTTAAAGAAAAACGTAAACCTGATTTTGATCAGTTCCCTAAATTCCCTTAA
- a CDS encoding type II CAAX prenyl endopeptidase Rce1 family protein translates to MKTNTKALLWFIISFIIFHIILFIMWGERQEYWYLYTGIMLFAEISYVFYQRDIASKRLLPSIGIGLITAVVLIIVQLIMSLMSQEVTYTSLIKDLSRSGVYFKWQILVTLLFVIPCHELYMRTVLQKQLLNLKLPAWAAIVITALCSASLFFYFDQIWVCIFVLIVQVILSISYFYTRRIITTSIAQIAAVVLLLIFHG, encoded by the coding sequence ATGAAAACAAATACAAAAGCTTTGTTGTGGTTTATAATCAGTTTCATTATATTCCACATCATACTATTTATCATGTGGGGAGAACGACAAGAATACTGGTATCTTTATACTGGAATCATGTTGTTTGCTGAAATCAGTTATGTGTTTTATCAACGCGATATCGCTTCTAAACGATTATTGCCATCAATTGGTATTGGACTCATTACTGCTGTTGTTTTAATAATTGTACAACTCATCATGTCATTAATGTCTCAAGAAGTGACATATACGTCATTAATAAAAGACTTATCACGTTCAGGAGTATATTTTAAATGGCAGATTTTAGTAACATTATTATTTGTAATCCCTTGTCATGAGCTTTACATGCGTACTGTATTGCAAAAACAATTATTGAACTTGAAGTTGCCTGCATGGGCAGCAATTGTGATTACTGCTTTATGTTCAGCTTCTTTGTTTTTCTATTTTGACCAAATTTGGGTTTGTATATTTGTTCTTATTGTTCAAGTTATTTTATCAATCAGCTATTTTTATACACGTCGCATTATCACAACGTCAATTGCGCAAATTGCGGCGGTTGTATTGTTACTGATTTTTCATGGTTAA
- a CDS encoding aminotransferase class I/II-fold pyridoxal phosphate-dependent enzyme, which produces MKLSLNNQSKFLRAPSIRQFSSRIKNIPDCINLTIGQPDFPMPDVVKEAYIEAIKENKTSYSHNKGLMETRTAIRNYFNQRYAVDYTEEEIIVTNGASEAIDTALRSILEPGDEIILPSPIYAGYIPLIETLGGNPVYVDTTETNFKITPEAIKNNITPNTKAIMLNYPTNPTGVILSHDEAAALAEELKQHEIFILSDEIYAENTFKGQHTSLAEFPEIRDQLLLISGLSKSHSATGIRIGFLLGPEYLIEKLTFMHAYNTICANVPAQIATVAALTDGKDAPKKMNEAYKARLAYLKSRLLEMGFKLDAEPEGAFYIFPSLAPFGIDDDFQFCVDALEKGHIAMVPGSSFTDAGSGHVRISYAYDLDTIKEGMDRLESFLNDYIK; this is translated from the coding sequence GTGAAACTATCTTTAAATAACCAATCTAAATTTTTACGTGCTCCAAGTATTCGTCAATTTTCAAGTCGCATTAAAAATATCCCTGATTGCATCAACCTTACTATCGGACAACCCGACTTTCCAATGCCTGATGTTGTAAAAGAGGCATACATCGAAGCTATTAAAGAAAACAAAACAAGCTATTCACATAATAAGGGTTTAATGGAAACAAGAACAGCGATTAGAAACTATTTTAATCAACGTTATGCTGTTGATTATACAGAAGAAGAAATTATTGTTACGAATGGTGCAAGTGAAGCAATTGATACAGCATTAAGAAGTATTTTAGAGCCTGGCGATGAAATTATACTTCCAAGTCCTATTTATGCAGGTTATATTCCTCTTATTGAAACCTTAGGGGGCAATCCAGTTTACGTAGATACGACAGAAACTAATTTCAAAATCACACCGGAAGCAATTAAAAACAATATTACACCAAATACTAAAGCTATTATGCTTAATTATCCAACTAACCCAACAGGCGTAATTTTGAGTCATGATGAAGCCGCTGCACTTGCTGAAGAATTGAAACAACATGAAATCTTTATTTTAAGCGATGAAATCTATGCTGAGAATACTTTCAAAGGGCAACACACTTCTTTAGCAGAATTTCCAGAAATTCGAGATCAACTACTCTTAATCAGTGGATTAAGCAAATCTCATTCTGCAACTGGGATACGTATCGGCTTTTTATTAGGTCCAGAATATTTAATAGAGAAACTAACATTTATGCATGCCTATAATACAATATGTGCAAATGTACCTGCACAAATTGCCACTGTAGCAGCATTAACAGACGGTAAAGATGCACCTAAAAAAATGAATGAGGCATACAAAGCGCGATTGGCTTATTTGAAATCTCGTTTATTAGAAATGGGCTTCAAATTAGATGCTGAACCTGAAGGTGCTTTTTACATCTTCCCTAGCTTAGCACCATTTGGAATAGACGATGATTTTCAATTTTGTGTAGATGCTTTAGAAAAAGGCCATATCGCCATGGTACCTGGCTCTTCCTTTACAGATGCCGGCAGCGGCCACGTTCGTATTTCATATGCATATGATTTAGATACAATAAAAGAAGGAATGGACCGTTTAGAAAGCTTTTTAAATGATTATATTAAATAA
- a CDS encoding YkvS family protein — MTVAEVGDIVEFYDGLRGRVEKINDNSVIVDLTIMENFEELDLPEKTVINHKRYKIVDQEG, encoded by the coding sequence ATGACTGTTGCAGAAGTAGGAGATATTGTAGAATTTTATGATGGACTTAGAGGTCGTGTTGAAAAAATTAATGATAATTCAGTAATTGTTGATTTAACAATTATGGAAAACTTTGAAGAATTAGATCTACCGGAAAAAACGGTGATTAATCATAAACGCTATAAGATAGTTGATCAAGAAGGTTAA
- a CDS encoding TM2 domain-containing protein, whose translation MRVNKVIYIALAIFLGSFGVHKFYSGQKGLGILCLLFFWTGIPHIIAIIDAIITLFFRPADEDGNIAFN comes from the coding sequence ATGAGAGTAAATAAAGTGATTTATATCGCCCTTGCAATCTTTCTAGGAAGCTTCGGCGTTCACAAGTTTTATTCTGGTCAAAAAGGATTAGGAATTCTTTGTCTATTATTCTTCTGGACAGGTATCCCGCATATCATTGCGATTATTGATGCTATTATTACTTTATTCTTCAGACCTGCAGATGAAGACGGAAATATTGCTTTTAATTAA
- a CDS encoding acyltransferase family protein encodes MHKTLDHRDYFFDNARAFLIYLVVLGHLINPYVEGHKFMGSLYLLIYSFHMPSFLFISGYFSKNAGKPGHLEKVAKKLLVPYICFFCFFSVYYYLTGKSSNLQLDPFNPVFALWFLLTLFMFHVILVIVKNYKAYYVMPIAILVAMFAGFSSNIDGYMSYSRTIVFFPIFYLGYLMNKHQTMILRNKRWLPISISILIAFYVIYTIHPINPDWLLGSSPYSSLDGKNIFSPLKRLLLYFIICITMFSFMNLMSSKKHFYTYIGQRTMYVYLLHGIAIGVIRGFDLYPFKDPISIFTYIYLFVTSAIIVYVLSTNFVAKWTNPVINLKSPSKFVP; translated from the coding sequence ATGCACAAGACACTCGATCATCGCGATTATTTTTTCGATAATGCACGTGCGTTTCTCATATATCTCGTGGTACTTGGTCATCTTATTAATCCTTATGTAGAAGGCCATAAGTTTATGGGATCGCTATATTTATTGATTTATAGCTTTCATATGCCCTCTTTCTTATTTATTTCAGGGTATTTTTCAAAAAATGCAGGTAAACCTGGCCACCTAGAAAAAGTAGCTAAAAAATTATTAGTTCCCTACATCTGTTTTTTCTGTTTCTTTTCAGTTTATTATTATTTAACCGGAAAAAGCAGTAATTTACAGCTAGATCCATTTAATCCTGTATTTGCTTTATGGTTTTTACTTACACTATTTATGTTCCATGTTATTTTAGTTATCGTAAAAAATTATAAAGCCTATTATGTAATGCCTATTGCCATTTTAGTGGCAATGTTTGCTGGTTTTTCTTCTAATATTGATGGTTATATGAGTTACTCTAGAACAATCGTCTTTTTCCCGATTTTTTATCTTGGTTACTTAATGAACAAACATCAAACTATGATTTTGCGTAATAAAAGATGGTTGCCGATATCTATTTCGATATTAATAGCATTTTATGTCATTTATACGATACATCCGATTAATCCTGATTGGTTATTAGGAAGCTCTCCTTATAGTTCATTAGATGGCAAAAATATATTCAGTCCGCTCAAAAGGCTATTATTATACTTTATTATCTGTATAACGATGTTTTCTTTTATGAATTTGATGTCATCCAAAAAACATTTTTATACCTATATAGGTCAGCGCACAATGTATGTTTATTTATTACACGGCATAGCAATCGGTGTTATTCGCGGATTCGACCTTTATCCATTTAAGGATCCGATTTCGATTTTCACTTATATCTATTTATTCGTTACATCTGCTATTATTGTTTATGTATTATCTACAAACTTTGTAGCAAAATGGACAAATCCAGTTATCAATTTAAAATCACCTTCAAAATTTGTACCTTAG
- a CDS encoding isochorismate synthase, which yields MTVSVKDDQILDAIYENSESWVSVEIKIDQPTNPIMLFQMTEGQAKDRFYFKDNSGKTAFFGYDALLKLKNNHENKQSIFREWEKYKEKIALIHPDTPKHHLKVCGGFQFSSHKSDDEWRQFGLNHFVLPKVLITMEENETILTYTVPRETFDIGDLKALAHKIESTEVQPTHANGDIKRSEDIYKDEWLNIVREAIDTMNEDEKIVLARRRMIQFKKDIDIAYVLENALKNESNSYIFVMESDQSIFFSQTPEQLMEVENKVLSTKAVAGTIKRTNDEAEDKKHLNEFLQDEKNLHEHRFVVQSILDDIEPYVTDVEYNKHPKILKNDHLYHLYTEISGELKDKTYIGLLDRLHPTPALGGYPKEKAVEFIEQKEFGTRGLYGSPVGYIDMDDNCQFIVAIRSMLIKKNQATLYAGCGIIEQSEPESELAETTLKFTPMMNALGVENHG from the coding sequence ATGACTGTAAGTGTTAAGGATGATCAAATTCTCGACGCCATATATGAAAATTCAGAATCCTGGGTTTCTGTCGAGATTAAAATTGACCAGCCGACAAATCCGATTATGCTCTTTCAAATGACTGAGGGACAAGCTAAAGATCGTTTTTATTTTAAAGACAACTCTGGCAAAACAGCATTTTTCGGATATGATGCACTATTAAAATTGAAAAATAATCATGAAAATAAACAATCTATTTTTCGAGAATGGGAGAAATATAAAGAAAAAATTGCACTCATCCATCCGGATACACCTAAACACCATCTGAAAGTTTGTGGCGGCTTCCAGTTTTCAAGTCACAAATCAGATGATGAATGGCGTCAATTCGGATTGAATCACTTTGTATTACCAAAAGTACTGATTACTATGGAAGAAAATGAAACTATTTTAACCTATACAGTACCTAGAGAAACATTTGATATAGGTGATTTAAAAGCACTAGCACATAAAATTGAAAGTACAGAAGTTCAACCAACACATGCGAATGGGGATATTAAACGCAGTGAAGATATTTATAAAGATGAATGGTTGAATATTGTTCGAGAAGCAATTGATACAATGAACGAAGATGAAAAAATCGTCTTAGCACGTCGTCGTATGATTCAATTTAAAAAAGATATTGATATTGCTTATGTATTAGAAAATGCATTAAAAAATGAATCGAACAGTTATATTTTTGTGATGGAATCTGATCAATCTATATTCTTTTCACAAACACCTGAACAATTGATGGAAGTAGAAAATAAAGTTTTATCCACAAAAGCTGTTGCAGGTACAATTAAACGTACTAATGATGAAGCAGAAGATAAAAAGCATTTAAATGAATTTTTACAAGATGAAAAGAATTTACATGAACATCGTTTTGTTGTTCAAAGTATATTAGATGATATTGAGCCTTATGTCACTGATGTAGAATATAATAAACACCCGAAAATATTAAAAAATGACCACCTTTATCATTTATATACTGAAATTTCTGGTGAACTCAAAGATAAAACTTATATCGGCTTATTGGATCGTTTGCATCCTACACCTGCTCTTGGTGGGTACCCCAAAGAGAAAGCTGTTGAATTTATTGAACAAAAAGAATTTGGTACACGCGGCTTGTACGGATCTCCGGTAGGTTATATCGATATGGATGATAATTGTCAATTTATCGTTGCAATACGTTCAATGCTGATTAAGAAAAATCAAGCAACATTATATGCTGGCTGTGGAATTATTGAGCAATCAGAACCGGAAAGTGAATTAGCAGAAACAACACTTAAATTTACACCGATGATGAATGCTTTAGGAGTCGAAAATCATGGATAA
- a CDS encoding 1,4-dihydroxy-2-naphthoate polyprenyltransferase, producing the protein MSNQYQQYSTVRKYWHLMRPHTLTASVVPVLVGTATAKLFLLGSEDHLKLSLFLAMLLACLLIQAATNMFNEYYDFKKGLDDHTSVGIGGAIVRNGMSPKLVINLAIAFYVIAGLLGLFIASQSSFLLIPVGIVCMAVGYLYTGGPFPISWTPFGELFAGVFMGLIIILISFFIQTDNIQGYAVWISVPIIITIGLINMANNIRDRVKDKQSGRKTLPILLGKNNSIRFMAVMYIVAYVWVVYTAFFVPGGSIFYLLALLSFPFPVKAIRRFKKNDTPAEMMPAMAATGKTNTVFGLLYALGIYISALLGGI; encoded by the coding sequence ATGTCAAATCAATATCAGCAATATTCTACTGTTAGAAAATACTGGCATTTAATGCGTCCACACACACTAACAGCTTCAGTTGTTCCTGTTTTAGTCGGTACCGCAACTGCTAAGCTTTTTCTATTAGGCAGTGAAGATCATTTAAAACTCAGCCTATTTCTAGCAATGTTACTTGCATGTTTACTTATTCAAGCTGCCACAAATATGTTCAACGAATATTACGACTTTAAGAAAGGCTTAGACGATCATACATCCGTCGGTATCGGTGGTGCGATTGTGCGCAATGGTATGAGTCCAAAACTGGTAATAAATCTTGCTATCGCATTTTATGTTATCGCAGGATTACTCGGTCTTTTTATTGCTTCACAATCATCATTCTTATTAATACCAGTTGGAATTGTCTGCATGGCAGTCGGTTACCTATATACAGGCGGACCATTTCCTATTTCATGGACACCATTTGGAGAATTATTCGCTGGCGTGTTTATGGGTCTTATCATTATCTTAATTTCATTCTTTATTCAAACTGATAATATCCAAGGTTATGCAGTTTGGATTAGTGTACCGATTATTATTACAATTGGGCTTATAAATATGGCCAATAATATCCGTGACCGTGTTAAAGATAAACAAAGCGGACGTAAAACTTTACCTATTTTATTAGGTAAAAACAACTCTATTCGCTTTATGGCAGTCATGTATATTGTTGCTTATGTTTGGGTCGTTTACACAGCTTTCTTTGTTCCAGGTGGTTCAATCTTTTACTTGCTTGCGTTATTATCATTCCCATTCCCAGTAAAAGCAATTCGCCGTTTCAAGAAAAACGACACACCTGCTGAAATGATGCCAGCAATGGCAGCTACAGGCAAAACAAATACTGTGTTTGGTCTGCTTTATGCATTAGGTATCTATATCAGTGCCTTATTAGGCGGCATTTAA
- the menD gene encoding 2-succinyl-5-enolpyruvyl-6-hydroxy-3-cyclohexene-1-carboxylic-acid synthase, with amino-acid sequence MDNHQNLLTKQVFTMASEMYAYGIREVVISPGSRSTPLALAFEAHPNIKTWIHPDERSASFFALGLIKGSNRPVAILCTSGTAATNYTSAVAESDISNLPLVVLTSDRPHELRGIGAPQTLNQVNMFQNFVRHQFDMPLADDSNGAVEVVRYQMQIASQFFQGPQRGPVHFNLPFREPLTPDFDMTDLLKSEEKEIPTYQKTASIDSIIPILKRKKGIIIVGDMQHQDARELLPFATVHDLPILAGPLSGLRQSEHPNIISTYDLLYRVGFNPDVDFVIRVGKPALSKKLNQWLKTSDAYQILVQNSALPDAFPVPSDVTFEMSANDFFRSLGEVPVVHRRSWLTQWQQMNYQAVAEVESYVNHATDEAANIGVLLEKLTEEDTLFVSNSMPIRDIDNLFVKGKVQIYANRGANGIDGVISTALGMAVHKKVTLLIGDLAFYHDMNGLLMAKLNDIHINIVLLNNDGGGIFSYLPQKKSAAQYFERLFGTPTHLEFKHAALLYDFGYKYLETVEDFKYTSLSQLDSYIYEVRTDREDNLQQHQILYKKLSEIVNA; translated from the coding sequence ATGGATAATCATCAAAATTTATTAACTAAACAAGTATTTACAATGGCATCTGAGATGTATGCTTATGGAATAAGAGAAGTAGTAATCAGCCCAGGATCACGCTCTACTCCGCTTGCTTTAGCATTTGAGGCACATCCAAATATTAAAACTTGGATTCATCCGGATGAACGAAGCGCATCTTTTTTTGCATTGGGATTAATTAAAGGAAGTAATCGACCAGTTGCCATTTTATGTACATCAGGTACTGCAGCAACAAATTATACTTCGGCTGTTGCAGAAAGCGACATCAGCAACTTGCCACTTGTTGTTTTAACAAGTGACAGACCGCATGAGTTACGCGGTATCGGGGCTCCGCAAACTTTGAATCAAGTTAATATGTTTCAAAATTTTGTGCGCCACCAATTTGATATGCCGTTGGCAGATGATTCGAATGGGGCAGTTGAAGTTGTAAGATATCAAATGCAAATAGCGAGTCAATTTTTCCAAGGTCCCCAACGAGGACCTGTACACTTCAACTTGCCGTTCAGAGAGCCGCTTACACCTGATTTTGATATGACAGATTTATTGAAATCAGAAGAAAAAGAGATTCCGACTTATCAAAAGACGGCTTCAATTGATAGTATTATTCCAATTTTGAAAAGAAAGAAAGGTATTATCATTGTAGGGGACATGCAACATCAAGATGCAAGAGAATTATTGCCATTCGCTACTGTACATGATTTGCCGATTCTTGCTGGCCCTTTAAGCGGATTACGACAATCAGAACATCCTAATATTATTTCGACATATGATCTATTGTATCGTGTTGGATTTAATCCTGATGTTGATTTTGTCATCAGAGTTGGCAAACCTGCATTATCTAAAAAGTTAAATCAATGGTTAAAAACTTCGGATGCTTACCAAATATTAGTGCAAAATAGTGCATTGCCTGATGCCTTTCCGGTTCCTTCGGATGTTACATTCGAAATGTCTGCAAATGATTTCTTTAGATCTCTTGGAGAAGTGCCGGTTGTACATCGTCGATCATGGTTGACACAGTGGCAACAAATGAATTATCAAGCTGTGGCAGAAGTTGAAAGTTACGTCAATCATGCAACAGATGAAGCTGCAAATATAGGCGTTTTATTAGAAAAACTTACAGAAGAAGATACATTGTTTGTCAGCAACAGCATGCCAATCAGAGACATCGACAATTTGTTTGTGAAAGGTAAAGTGCAAATCTATGCAAATAGAGGGGCTAATGGCATCGATGGTGTTATTTCAACTGCACTTGGAATGGCAGTACACAAAAAAGTGACATTACTTATAGGAGACTTAGCATTTTACCATGATATGAATGGTTTATTGATGGCTAAACTGAATGATATTCATATTAATATTGTGCTCTTAAATAATGATGGAGGAGGTATTTTCTCTTATCTTCCTCAAAAAAAATCAGCAGCACAATACTTCGAGCGTTTATTCGGTACACCGACGCATTTGGAATTTAAACATGCTGCGTTACTTTATGATTTCGGTTATAAATATTTGGAAACAGTAGAAGATTTTAAATATACCTCTTTATCACAACTGGATTCTTATATTTATGAAGTACGTACTGACCGTGAGGATAACCTCCAACAACATCAAATTTTATATAAGAAATTGAGTGAAATCGTCAATGCTTAA